Proteins found in one Streptococcus mitis genomic segment:
- a CDS encoding F0F1 ATP synthase subunit delta, with amino-acid sequence MDKKTVKVIEKYSMPFVQLVLEKGEEDRIFSDLTQIKQVAEETGLPSFLKKVAVDESDKEKTIAFFQDSVSPLLQNFIQVLIYNHRANLFYDILVDCLNRLEKETNRFEVTITSAHPLTDEQKSRLLPLIEKKMSLKVRSVKEQIDESLIGGFVIFANHKTIDVSIKQQLKVVKENLK; translated from the coding sequence ATGGACAAGAAAACAGTAAAGGTAATTGAAAAATACAGCATGCCTTTTGTCCAATTGGTACTTGAAAAAGGAGAAGAAGACCGTATCTTTTCAGACTTGACTCAAATCAAGCAAGTTGCTGAAGAAACAGGTTTACCTTCTTTTTTAAAAAAAGTGGCAGTAGACGAGTCTGACAAGGAAAAAACGATTGCTTTCTTCCAAGACTCTGTGTCACCTTTATTGCAAAACTTTATCCAGGTTCTTATCTACAATCACAGAGCAAACCTCTTTTATGATATTCTTGTAGATTGCTTGAACCGACTTGAAAAAGAAACAAATCGATTTGAAGTGACGATTACTTCAGCTCATCCTTTAACTGATGAACAAAAGAGTCGTTTGCTCCCTTTGATTGAGAAAAAAATGTCTCTGAAAGTAAGGAGTGTAAAAGAACAAATCGATGAAAGTCTCATTGGTGGTTTTGTCATTTTTGCCAATCACAAGACAATTGATGTGAGTATTAAACAACAACTTAAAGTTGTTAAAGAAAATTTGAAATAG